The Daucus carota subsp. sativus chromosome 2, DH1 v3.0, whole genome shotgun sequence genome includes a window with the following:
- the LOC108208766 gene encoding heparanase-like protein 1, which produces MLYLNDFQDMKNKILANAIKAFNPLRLRVGGSLEDQTVYKVGLVTKCPHFKNNMNVRRFGFSNGCITMERWDQLNQFFNETGAKVTFVLNALRENKSENKNSTLWVGNWNKLNAQEFMKYTISKGYKIDSYELGNELSASGVFARVNAGQYGKDTIILSNLVKKLYANFSDQPKILGPGGFYDKEWFNKFLRVSGPGIVDGLTHHIYNLGAGNDPKLISRVQDPFYLDKIAQTFKSISESIKQYGPWTGAWVGESGGAYHSGGTNVSNTFADGFWYLDQLGMASTFDHKVYCRQVLIGGNYGLLNTTTFAHNPDYYGALLWHRLMGSRVLHDASPYLHSYAHCSKDSERGDITVLLINMSNSTTFVVNTVNDLNLFPSDHTELPPREEYHLTPEGRTFKAK; this is translated from the exons ATGTTGTATCTGAACGATTTTCAGGATATGAAGAACAAGATTCTTGCTAATGCCATCAAGG CATTTAACCCCTTGAGACTAAGAGTTGGAGGGTCATTGGAAGATCAGACGGTTTATAAAGTTGGATTGGTCACCAAATGTCCGCACTTCAAAAACAACATGAATGTCAGACGTTTTGGATTTTCCAACGGTTGCATCACCATGGAAAGATGGGATCAGCTCAACCAATTCTTCAACGAAACTGG GGCTAAAGTGACATTCGTTTTGAATGCTCTTCGTgaaaataaatcagaaaataaGAACAGCACGCTTTGGGTAGGTAACTGGAACAAACTAAATGCCCAGGAATTCATGAAGTACACCATCTCCAAAGGTTACAAGATTGATTCGTATGAACTTG GAAATGAACTATCTGCATCTGGGGTTTTTGCAAGGGTTAATGCTGGACAATATGGAAAAGACACGATTATTCTTAGCAATCTTGTGAAAAAGTTGTATGCCAATTTTTCCGATCAGCCAAAGATTTTGGGTCCTGGTGGCTTCTACGATAAGGAATGGTTCAATAAATTCCTTCGGGTTTCAGGACCAGGAATTGTTGATGGTCTAACCCACCATATCTATAATCTTGGTGCAG GCAATGATCCAAAACTTATAAGCAGAGTTCAAGACCCCTTTTACCTGGACAAAATAGCACAAACATTCAAAAGTATTTCGGAATCAATTAAGCAATATGGGCCATGGACTGGTGCATGGGTTGGAGAATCTGGGGGTGCTTACCATAGCGGTGGCACGAATGTTTCTAATACTTTTGCTGACGGTTTTTGGTATTTGGATCAGCTGGGCATGGCCTCCACTTTTGATCATAAAGTCTACTGCAGACAAGTTTTGATCGGAGGAAACTATGGTCTTCTTAATACAACCACATTTGCCCATAACCCTGATTACTATGG AGCGCTGTTGTGGCATCGCCTCATGGGAAGTAGAGTTCTTCATGATGCATCTCCTTATTTGCATTCATACGCGCATTGTTCCAAAGATTCT GAAAGAGGTGACATAACGGTGCTTCTGATAAATATGTCAAACTCTACCACTTTTGTAGTGAATACTGTGAATGATCTGAATCTTTTCCCAAGTGATCATACCGAGCTCCCACCAAGAGAAGAGTACCATCTGACACCAGAAGGCAGAACATTCAAAGCCAAGTAG